A window of the Panthera uncia isolate 11264 unplaced genomic scaffold, Puncia_PCG_1.0 HiC_scaffold_353, whole genome shotgun sequence genome harbors these coding sequences:
- the LOC125917976 gene encoding probable G-protein coupled receptor 162, with protein MARGGAGAEEASLRSNALSWLACGLLALLANAWIILSISAKQQKHKPLELLLCFLAGTHILMAAVPLTTFAVVQLRRQASSDYDWNESICKVFVSTYYTLALATCFTVASLSYHRMWMVRWPVNYRLSNAKKQALHAVMGIWMVSFILSTLPSIGWHNNGERYYARGCQFIVSKIGLGFGVCFSLLLLGGIVMGLVCVAITFYQTLWARPRRARLARRAGVGGGAKGGGPGGLGTRPAFEVPAIVVEDARGKRRSSLDGSESAKTSLQVTNLVSAIVFLYDSLTGVPILVVSFFSLKSDSAPPWMVLAVLWCSMAQTLLLPSFIWSCERYRADVRTVWEQCVAIMSEEDGDDDGGCDDYADGRVCKVRFDANGATGPGGRDPTQVKLLPGRHMLFPPLERVHYLQVPLSRRLSHDETNIFSTPRAPGSILHKWSSSDDIRVLPAQSRALGGPPEYLGRRQRLEDEEDEEEAEGGGLASLRQFLEGGMLGSGGGPPRGPGFFREEITTFIDETPLPSPTASPGPSPRRPRPLGLSPRRLSLGSPDSRAAGLPLGLSAGRRCSLTGGEGSARPWGGSWGPGNPIFPQLTL; from the exons ATGGctcggggcggggcaggggcagaggaggccTCCCTGCGCTCAAACGCATTGTCCTGGCTGGCCTGTGGGCTCCTGGCACTGCTGGCCAATGCCTGGATCATCCTCAGCATCTCGGCCAAGCAGCAAAAGCACAAGCCGCTGGAGTTACTGCTCTGCTTCCTGGCGGGCACACACATACTCATGGCGGCTGTGCCCCTCACCACCTTCGCCGTGGTGCAGCTACGGCGGCAGGCTTCTTCTGACTATGACTGGAACGAGAGCATCTGCAAGGTCTTTGTGTCCACCTACTACACACTGGCCCTGGCCACCTGCTTCACAGTCGCCTCGCTCTCCTATCATCGCATGTGGATGGTGCGCTGGCCCGTCAACTACCGCCTCAGCAACGCCAAGAAGCAGGCGCTGCATGCTGTCATGGGCATCTGGATGGTCAGCTTCATCCTCTCCACGCTGCCCTCCATTGGCTGGCACAACAATGGCGAGCGGTACTACGCCCGTGGCTGCCAGTTCATAGTCTCCAAGATTGGCCTGGGCTTTGGCGTCTGCTTCAGCCTCTTGCTCCTTGGGGGCATTGTCATGGGGCTGGTCTGTGTGGCCATCACCTTCTACCAGACGTTGTGGGCCCGGCCCCGGAGGGCTCGGCTGGCCCGGAgagcgggggttgggggtggggccaaGGGGGGTGGGCCAGGGGGTTTGGGTACCCGGCCAGCTTTTGAGGTGCCAGCCATTGTGGTGGAGGATGCCAGAGGCAAGCGGCGGTCCTCGCTGGACGGCTCTGAGTCGGCCAAGACATCCCTGCAGGTCACCAACTTGGTCAGCGCCATCGTCTTTCTCTATGACTCACTCACAGGGGTGCCCATCTTG GTGGTGAGCTTCTTCTCCCTTAAGTCGGACTCGGCTCCGCCGTGGATGGTGCTGGCTGTGCTGTGGTGCTCCATGGCGCAGACGCTGCTGCTGCCCTCCTTCATCTGGTCCTGCGAGCGCTACCGTGCCGACGTGCGCACTGTGTGGGAGCAGTGCGTGGCCATCATGTCGGAGGAGGATGGCGACGACG ATGGCGGCTGTGATGACTATGCAGATGGCCGAGTGTGCAAAGTTCGTTTTGATGCTAATGGTGCCACAGGACCAGGGGGCAGGGACCCCACCCAGGTGAAGCTGTTGCCTGGAAGGCACATGCTGTTTCCCCCTCTTGAGAGGGTCCACTACTTACAG GTCCCCCTGTCCCGCCGTCTGTCCCATGATGAGACCAACATCTTCTCTACACCTCGGGCACCAGGCTCCATCCTACATAAGTGGTCATCCTCTGATGACATCCGGgtcctcccagcccagagccgAGCCCTGGGGGGCCCTCCTGAGTACCTGGGACGAAGACAAAGGCTGGAGGAtgaggaggatgaggaagaagcTGAAGGTGGGGGGCTGGCCAGCCTTCGCCAGTTCCTGGAGGGTGGGATGTTGGGGTCAGGTGGGGGACCCCCACGGGGTCCTGGCTTCTTCCGGGAAGAGATCACCACCTTCATTGATGAGACACCTCTGCCTTCTCCAACTGCTTCGCCGGGGCCCTCTCCTCGCCGGCCCAGGCCCCTGGGCCTCTCACCCCGCAGGCTTTCCCTTGGGTCCCCTGACAGCAGAGCCGCTGGACTTCCTTTGGGCTTAAGTGCAGGGAGACGCTGCTCCCTGACAGGAGGTGAGGGGAGTGCAAGACCTTGGGGAGGATCCTGGGGCCCAGGTAATCCCATTTTCCCCCAGCTGACGCTGTGA
- the LOC125917982 gene encoding T-cell surface glycoprotein CD4-like: CVCDTGGLLLSTVTAKVDPSGSSSSSSSSTSIHLLQGQSLTLTLESPSGSNPSVQWKGPGNKSKSGVHSLSLSQLELQESGTCTCTVSQSQKTLVFNTNILVLAFQKVSNTVYAKEGEQVEFSFPLNFEDENLTGKLRWKAEGAPSSLLWISFTLKNKKISVKEVDQYSKLQMKDSLPLHFTLPNVLSRYAGSGNLTLVLDKGQLQQEVKLVVMRVTQSGNNLTCEVLGPTSPELTLSLKLEEQAAKVSKQQKMVRVEDAEVGTWQCLLSHKDKVLLASKAEVLPPVLTRTWTNLLTIVLGGVLGLVLFTGLWAYCCVKCWHRRRQAARMSQIKRLLSEKKTCQCSHRLQKTCNPI, translated from the exons TGTGTATGTGACACAGGTGGCCTGCTCCTTTCCACAGTGACTGCCAAGGTGGACCccagtggcagcagcagcagcagcagcagcagcaccagcatCCACCTGCTGCAAGGGCAGAGCCTGACCCTGACCTTGGAGAGCCCCTCCGGTAGTAACCCTTCGGTGCAATGGAAAGGTCCAGGGAATAAAAGCAAGAGTGGGGTCCACAGCCTCTCACTGTCCCAGCTGGAGTTGCAGGAGAGTGGCACCTGCACATGCACTGTCTCCCAGAGCCAGAAGACATTGGTGTTCAACACAAACATCTTGGTGCTGG CTTTCCAGAAGGTCTCTAACACGGTCTATGCGAAAGAAGGGGAGCAGGTGGAGTTTTCCTTCCCGCTCAACTTCGAAGATGAAAACCTGACGGGGAAGCTGAGGTGGAAGGCAGAGggggctccctcctccctgctctggaTCTCCTTCACCTTGAAGAACAAGAAGATATCTGTGAAAGAGGTTGACCAGTACTCCAAACTCCAGATGAAGGACTCACTCCCGCTCCACTTTACCCTGCCCAACGTTTTGTCTCGTTATGCCGGTTCTGGAAACCTGACCCTGGTCCTTGACAAGGGACAGTTGCAGCAGGAAGTAAAACTCGTGGTGATGAGAG TGACTCAGTCTGGGAACAATTTGACCTGTGAGGTGCTGGGACCCACCTCCCCTGAGCTGACGCTGAGCTTGAAACTCGAAGAGCAGGCTGCCAAGGTCTCAAAGCAGCAGAAGATGGTAAGGGTGGAGGACGCCGAGGTGGGAACATGGCAATGTCTACTGAGTCACAAGGACAAAGTCTTGCTGGCATCCAAGGCCGAGG TTTTGCCTCCTGTGCTCACCAGGACCTGGACAAATCTCTTGACCATCGTGCTGGGCGGGGTCCTAGGCCTTGTGCTTTTCACTGGGCTCTGGGCCTACTGCTGTGTTAAGTGCTGGCACCGCAGG CGCCAGGCAGCTCGGATGTCTCAGATCAAGAGACTCCTCAGTGAGAAGAAAACCTGCCAATGCTCCCA cCGGTTACAGAAGACATGTAATCCCATTTGA